The following coding sequences are from one Salvia hispanica cultivar TCC Black 2014 chromosome 3, UniMelb_Shisp_WGS_1.0, whole genome shotgun sequence window:
- the LOC125209769 gene encoding uncharacterized protein LOC125209769, translating to MSSNDEFQQLVDREFDELVQEVQREAEEEEAAAVFVRPFYHRRTICRDHVGADQRLMEDYFGDNPRYPAEIFRRRFRMSQRLFIRIATTLAQRYRCFTLRSDASGRPGLSTYQKCTAAIRQLAYAGPADMFDEYLQLGETTALTTLMQFCNCIQAIFGPEYLRKPNADECQRLIDMHGRVHNFPGMLGSIDCMHWEWRNCPVAWKGQFTSGFKGRHPTMILEAVADYRLRIWQCIFWCRRVEQRHQRTGFVSSLQ from the coding sequence atgagttcCAACGATGAGTTCCAACAATTGGTGGATAGGGAGTTCGATGAACTCGTTCAAGAGGTGCAACGGGAAGCAGAAGaagaggaggcggcggcggtgtTCGTTCGCCCGTTCTATCATCGGCGGACCATCTGCCGTGACCATGTCGGGGCAGACCAGCGGTTGATGGAAGACTACTTTGGCGATAACCCCCGTTACCCAGCAGAGATTTTCCGTCGCCGCTTCAGAATGTCGCAACGGTTATTCATCCGTATAGCGACTACATTGGCGCAGCGGTACAGGTGCTTCACATTGCGCAGTGATGCTAGCGGCCGACCCGGGTTGTCGACATATCAGAAGTGTACCGCTGCAATTAGGCAGCTTGCCTATGCCGGACCCGCTGATATGTTCGATGAATACCTACAGTTGGGTGAAACAACTGCCCTAACGACGCTGATGCAGTTTTGTAATTGTATCCAGGCCATCTTCGGTCCGGAGTATCTACGGAAGCCAAATGCCGATGAGTGCCAGAGATTGATAGATATGCACGGGAGAGTGCATAATTTTCCGgggatgttgggcagcatCGATTGCATGCACTGGGAGTGGAGGAACTGCCCGGTTGCTTGGAAGGGGCAGTTCACATCTGGATTCAAAGGGAGACACCCAACAATGATACTGGAAGCTGTTGCTGACTACCGATTGCGAATCTGGCAATGCATATTTTGGTGTCGcagggtcgaacaacgacatcaacgtacTGGAttcgtctcatctcttcaatGA